A genomic region of Eucalyptus grandis isolate ANBG69807.140 chromosome 5, ASM1654582v1, whole genome shotgun sequence contains the following coding sequences:
- the LOC104445228 gene encoding uncharacterized protein LOC104445228, with protein MGFVKKDLDVLLVPSGLLIMFVYHLQLLYRYLHQPHTTCMGFENFNKRFWVRAIMQAERRDLGTCLTVISSNISAATFLASVSLTLCSLIGAWISNTNNNFFVSDLVYGDTRPTTLSIKYISLLICFLLAFSCFIQSARHFVHANYLISTPSASIPPKSVELAVIRGGDFWSVGLRALYFALNLLLWFFGPIPMFACSIFMVLFLHYLDSNTSPLIEHEFDGGEVIKKVEQRVSEIAMAIRMPSHQN; from the exons ATGGGCTTTGTGAAGAAAGATCTGGATGTGTTGCTGGTTCCGAGTGGCTTGCTCATCATGTTCGTGTACCATCTCCAACTCCTCTACAGATACCTTCATCAGCCTCACACAACTTGCATGGGGTTTGAGAACTTCAACAAGCGATTCTGGGTTCGGGCTATCATGCAG GCTGAGAGGAGGGACCTTGGCACGTGCCTCACGGTGATCTCCTCCAACATATCGGCGGCGACGTTTCTGGCAAGTGTCTCGCTCACCCTCTGCTCCCTGATTGGTGCCTGGATCAGCAACACCAACAACAACTTCTTCGTGAGCGACCTTGTCTATGGCGACACCCGGCCTACCACACTGTCCATCAAGTACATCAGCCTCCTCATTTGCTTCCTCCTCGCCTTCTCATGCTTCATCCAGTCAGCCCGGCATTTTGTCCACGCCAATTACCTGATCAGCACGCCGAGCGCGAGCATCCCACCGAAGAGCGTTGAGTTGGCCGTCATCCGAGGCGGCGATTTCTGGTCCGTGGGGCTCAGGGCACTGTACTTTGCTCTTAACTTGCTTCTCTGGTTCTTCGGACCAATACCCATGTTTGCTTGCTCCATTTTCATGGTCCTGTTCTTGCACTACCTCGACTCCAACACGTCTCCATTAATTGAGCACGAGTTTGATGGAGGGGAAGTGATCAAGAAGGTGGAGCAAAGAGTCTCTGAGATCGCAATGGCCATTCGCATGCCTTCACATCAGAATTGA